The genomic stretch ACTCTCCTGTTCCAACATCTTAAATCTACGTGCTACATTTGATCAAACTTTTAATTGTGGTTTTCCCCCCTCTTTTTTTCCGCAGGTCCCTGGGGCTCTTGTTGACAACAAATTCAGCAATATGTGGAGTAACCTGAAAAGCAAATGCCAAACTCTATTTCACAACAACAGTTCAGGACCCACTGATAGCCGGAATGATGCAGATGCCGTCCACTGTGTGGTGGATAACAGCCATGCGGGTAGCTCAGGTGCGGCTCAGGCATCAGAGGTCGCCGCTTCGTCGAGCAGCCTCCCTCCAGTGCAGATGGTAACTGTTGGCCGCCGCCATCACAACTGTGTCTCAGACACGCCTCAGATAGTAGAGATCTCTATCGACAAGGACACAGAGGATGTGGGTGGGGGGTCAGGGAGTATCCCCTTGGCTCGCAGAGACTCTTACTCCCGTCATGCTCCATGGGGGGGCAAGAAAAAACACTCTTGTTCCACAAAAACTCAAAGTTCTTTAGAAGTAGATCGGCGGTCTGGACGCCTGCGAGGGAGTGGAAACCGTAGAGACAGGCGCTATGGTGTCTGCTCAATCCAGGAGATGAGCGACTCTTTGTCTGGGGGACGCGGTTTGAACGGTCGGTCGTTGCGCCAGCGACTAAGTGATACCGTAGGCCTTTGCTTACCACTAGCTGCTAACAGACGCTCTTCCAAAAACCCTGTTGTTTCCAAACGAAAGATTCACCTGACGGAGCTAATGCTGGAGACCTGCCCCTTTCCGCCAGGCTCGGAGCTCGCCCACAAGTGGCATTTGATCAAGCAACACACGGCACCAGTCAGCCCACATTCCTCAACTGCCCTGTTGGATGCCTTTGACCCAGCACACCCCTCACCTGAGGATGAGGAGGAACGTCTGCGGGAACGCCGCAGGCTTAGCATCGAGGAAGGTGTGGACCCACCTCCTAATGCACAGATCCACACTCTTGAGGCTGCCGTTCCAGGCTCATCTGTCTACAAACTGGGACCAAAGATGGCTCCTGGCATGGGGGACGCACCCGGAGATGGCCGAGCCACAGGAACTGGTAGTTCTTTGGGAGCGGCAGCCTCAGGGGCTTGTGCTCAGGTGTTGGGGGCCACCGCTTCAGCCCAGGACACGGACTCCGAGGAGGACTCCACAACCCTCTGTCTCCAGGCCAGGAGACCGAAACAAAGGCACGCCTCTGGGGAGGGTCACCTGAGTAGACAGCAACCCGGGCCCTGGAAGGTTCACACGCAAATAGACTACATCCATTGCCTCGTGCCAGATTTATTGCAGATCACATCTTTGCCGTGCTACTGGGGAGTAATGGACCGCTACGAGGCCGAGTCGCTGCTGGACGGACGTCCGGAGGGCACCTTCCTGCTTCGTGATTCGGCCCAGGAGGACTACCTTTTCTCTGTCagcttccgccgttacaaccgtTCGCTGCACGCCCGCATCGAACAGTGGAACCACAACTTCAGTTTTGATGCCCACGATCCTTGTGTTTTCCACTCTTCCACGGTCACAGGACTGCTGGAGCACTACAAGGATCCAAGCGCCTGTATGTTTTTTGAACCTCTGCTCACAGCGCCTCTACATCGAACATTTCCCTTTAACCTGCAGCACCTGGCGCGAGCGGCCATCTGCCGTTGGACCACTTATGATGGGATAGGATCTTTGCCGCTGCCGCCTGCCTTGCAGGACTTTCTCAAGGAGTATCACTATAAACAGAAAGTTCGAGTTCGCTGGCTGGAAAGGGAGCCGCCGCTAAAAGTCAAATAGGGGTCTTTGTCCGTTGCCTGTAAAAACCGTGGAGGAAGATTACACAACTTGAGAAATGCCCCGTTTAGAGGCTACATTGACTTGACTCATTCACCTCTTTCCAGTGGAGGTTGGAATTAAAATATAACAACCTATACAAGATTCACTCTAATCTTTATTTTAGTTATTACTTACAGAAAAGCATAGGATTATATTCCGCACAGTGCTGCCTtgctagcacaaacgattgagttcaatatatataaatacagtataaacaGTCTATATTTTGGATGAGGGCAGATAGGAGTAACACAAATAGTGCAACAACACCAGTTACCTCCTTCGTTGTCCTTAGCATCAGCCTGATCCCAAAACATCAACCTGCCTGTAGACCAGCATGCATGCCTCCCTGTCCATCCCCTAAAGGTTCAAACAGCTATAAAGCCACATTCTGTAGCTACATTGTACAGGTCACTTTTTATGCACTGTTGTTTTTCTTGTCAAAACATAGTGGGACACATTTCCAAAAGGGATTTTAAAGGCCCCCTTCTGTCAAAATCCTTTTGTTTCCTTATCCACTGTTTGGTATGTAACATTGTTTCAAATTAGCGTGACCTCGTGGAAGTTAGAGCAATTGAGGAATAAATACCTTCAATTTGGGGGGACCCTCTTAGAACAATCCAATCGGAGCAAATATAGCAtattaatgaataatttggttgtcttaaaagggaaagtcagaattttttacatcaggcttaatcttcaagttagcaagGGTTTAAtttgtcggtggagttgattaaaaaaaattccttGCTGTTTGTaaattatttgttagtttcagggctccggagtggctaagctagcgcgagtcaatcggGCCAACTTAGCATgccgataaaaaaaacaacatatgcgcaCGTGAAAATAATCGATTACCCAtcaaatcaatagtgttggctatgttttcaggataaatttataaaaacttaccattgcctgtcaataattgcagtatgaacagcaacatttgtaaataCATAAGCTTtgcagaggagcagggcggagcgtaatcacattgtttttttttcaccgctgatttttcATGTCGTAGCCAGTAGCAAGTAACCAGtccagtttatattgttcctcgttcttcatttgtgaaactttcctttgcccatttcttttgtctgtttccacagcctttaAATGCACATTTCCCTATGTTGCTGgccgtcagttaactcagcggactgatgctgcattcgaagaAGGTGGGAAGTTTCTAACGTCCGATCAGGAAAAACATCATTTGAATTCCTCCAGTATTTGGTCGTTTACGAGAAGGGAGGTTTGCTGGtggtcaaaataaaaaacaacttgtcgtgatcagccatctttgctgtttacatccgcttggaacgctttgaggacgCAACTTGTACCCTCCGAGCGGGATTGGACCGACTTCCCACCTGTctcgaatgcagcgtgagcacgagtggccgaagcactgctctctattgtggttgtattatgcataaaaaaataatagtccTGCAAAATGACATTAATTAGGacagttttttttgtgacattgttttggccgcatagtttttttggaagaatgatttgaattttgaatttatttggctATATTGGATCTGTTTGTAGATCTGtatctttttttattggcatgccaaGTTGGCCCCATTGActtgcactagcttagccacgccGGAGCCCTGAAgcaaatttgttaaaatcaacacccaccaactaattaaacccccgctaactcgaagattaagcctaatgtaaaaaatcctGAGCTTCCGCTTTAACTCACTGACcgcaataaacgtccaatctatttgaactacaAGGGTTCCGGCGATTAGTTataaaattcacagcagaaggatggggaaaaaaagcgaaATAATTGGATGCCTGTCAtcgtcaatgacactgatggttaACTGCCACCTGATAATGTCTTGACAATTTCAACGCAAATATCATCGGCACTAGATAAATTACATTCAACATTAtaaaagtttttgaaatttgacgCCAGGGGACCTTTAAAGTGTTATTGTGAAGGCATCTGGAAGTGCTTTTTGCTGCATTCTGGGCTTGTCTTACAGATAAAAGCTACATAAGCCACATTCTTAGCCACCTCTTTGCACATGAGCATTTGCTAAACAAGAGACAGGGGTGCATTATGATGGGGGGGAAAGCATCAGGGAaattaaatgctttttaaaGGATTATAGATTAACGACACTTGTATTTCCATAAACAGTGATGgtgaatgataataataaaccaGCCTATTGTTTCCTACTTTGTAAGTTAAACTTGTCAACTTCATTCTTGCTTTATGGCTTCGTGCTCACACAATGCTACagtcacacattttttttcttggatgAAATTAaaatccaaactttttccaAACATTTTCAGTTCAGTCGAATTATGCTTTTTCATATAAGGCTTTTATCACCTTCATAAACATTTCTTATAGTCATTAGAGGATTGTtcatgcctgtttttttttttttttttttttttttttaaataaactgaAGGGATGATGGTGCATTTCACAAGACAATCAATAAATGCCGAAAATTTGAGCTGTAATTTGTCATGTGGCTGTGTGGGTCACAAATCTGATGGTTGTGTAGGAAGTATCACTTATCAAATATTATACTGTGGACCATTGCATATTCACGGTTTGGGAGTCACGCATCCCTCCGTCCCAATCCTCCCCTTCTACCCCATGAATAGCGGATGTCCACTGTAGTTGCAAATtttcaaaattcatttttggAAACCATGGCATAAACCCTTTCTAAATTACTTAAAAACACAATAAATTAACCTAGTTTGGATGGTTAATTGTTGTCACCAAGTGAACATAACAGTAGTCTTGCGGCATTGATGAGGCTTTGGAAAACAAAACGTGATTTGGGCCATAGTATTCTGTGCAGTATCACGCGATGGTCAAAGTTCAATTTTGTTGCAAATCAACCAGTAGGTTACAGTGGGTACCATGAGATGTAGTGGTTTTCATAACAATGGTGCTGGTAATTCTTTTGAGTCTAGAGGCCCCATACTTAAACAATATTAGTGTAACCAATGTGCCTTTGGAATTTAACTTTTTGATCAAA from Corythoichthys intestinalis isolate RoL2023-P3 chromosome 10, ASM3026506v1, whole genome shotgun sequence encodes the following:
- the socs5b gene encoding suppressor of cytokine signaling 5b isoform X1, encoding MDSKVFLLFQKQWEKRFEDTKNIEPEPASSRQESSSPDQNLSEVPGALVDNKFSNMWSNLKSKCQTLFHNNSSGPTDSRNDADAVHCVVDNSHAGSSGAAQASEVAASSSSLPPVQMVTVGRRHHNCVSDTPQIVEISIDKDTEDVGGGSGSIPLARRDSYSRHAPWGGKKKHSCSTKTQSSLEVDRRSGRLRGSGNRRDRRYGVCSIQEMSDSLSGGRGLNGRSLRQRLSDTVGLCLPLAANRRSSKNPVVSKRKIHLTELMLETCPFPPGSELAHKWHLIKQHTAPVSPHSSTALLDAFDPAHPSPEDEEERLRERRRLSIEEGVDPPPNAQIHTLEAAVPGSSVYKLGPKMAPGMGDAPGDGRATGTGSSLGAAASGACAQVLGATASAQDTDSEEDSTTLCLQARRPKQRHASGEGHLSRQQPGPWKVHTQIDYIHCLVPDLLQITSLPCYWGVMDRYEAESLLDGRPEGTFLLRDSAQEDYLFSVSFRRYNRSLHARIEQWNHNFSFDAHDPCVFHSSTVTGLLEHYKDPSACMFFEPLLTAPLHRTFPFNLQHLARAAICRWTTYDGIGSLPLPPALQDFLKEYHYKQKVRVRWLEREPPLKVK
- the socs5b gene encoding suppressor of cytokine signaling 5b isoform X2, which gives rise to MWSNLKSKCQTLFHNNSSGPTDSRNDADAVHCVVDNSHAGSSGAAQASEVAASSSSLPPVQMVTVGRRHHNCVSDTPQIVEISIDKDTEDVGGGSGSIPLARRDSYSRHAPWGGKKKHSCSTKTQSSLEVDRRSGRLRGSGNRRDRRYGVCSIQEMSDSLSGGRGLNGRSLRQRLSDTVGLCLPLAANRRSSKNPVVSKRKIHLTELMLETCPFPPGSELAHKWHLIKQHTAPVSPHSSTALLDAFDPAHPSPEDEEERLRERRRLSIEEGVDPPPNAQIHTLEAAVPGSSVYKLGPKMAPGMGDAPGDGRATGTGSSLGAAASGACAQVLGATASAQDTDSEEDSTTLCLQARRPKQRHASGEGHLSRQQPGPWKVHTQIDYIHCLVPDLLQITSLPCYWGVMDRYEAESLLDGRPEGTFLLRDSAQEDYLFSVSFRRYNRSLHARIEQWNHNFSFDAHDPCVFHSSTVTGLLEHYKDPSACMFFEPLLTAPLHRTFPFNLQHLARAAICRWTTYDGIGSLPLPPALQDFLKEYHYKQKVRVRWLEREPPLKVK